In Planctomycetia bacterium, the following proteins share a genomic window:
- a CDS encoding protein kinase — protein MHLNCPHCRNPIEVVELPEGEVLCPSCGSSFHLTNAKTTVEFKPAEHGQLFGRFAVQQQVGMGAFGTVYKAVDSDLHRTVALKVPRASNMPPSKAGIDRFLREARSAAQLRHPSIVTVHEVGAQNDQPYLVSDFVDGVTLADWLTAHEPTFRQAAQWIAELADALHYAHTQGVIHRDVKPSNIMLAKSPEQPSDTQHSGHRTQKLFLMDFGLAKRDAGEITMTMEGQILGTPAYMSPEQARGEGHEVDGRTDEYSLGVIFYELLTGELPFRGNVRMLMDQVLHEEAKSPRKINDRIPLDLETICLKAMAKEPARRYASCAELAADLRRYLKGEPILARPVGSLERGWRWCKRNPVVAGLTVGIAAVLVAATVLSSGLSWWALKEKERADENAITAKEYARTATENEKKAEMNAKTASKNAEESLREKQRAERLVVLHASREGFRNIETGDRFTGLLWFTHPLKILTDQPELKSITLERLGNHRRGELNQIYCSQMLTHQSSVFTASFSPDGRRVVTASEDKTARVWNVTTGQPLTPPLTHQGRVNSASFSPDGRRVVTASEDKTARVWDAASGQPLTPTLTHKDSVVSANFSSDGLRVVTVSMDIGARMEEVAVRAWGPAARVWDAASGQPLTPPLMHHYVLWTTTSFSPDGRRVLTASAKDRSAQVWDIAIGKPLTPPITHKGLVTSASFCPDGRRVVTTSVDGTARVWDAASGQPLTPPLTHQDSVLSASFSSDGRCVVTASVDGTARVWDSANGQPLTSPLTHKGSVMSAGFSPDSRRVVTASRDKTARVWDATNGQPLTPPLMHEGSVRLASFSSDSRRVITTSFDKTVRVWDTASGQPLTQPLPHQDLVMSAGFSPDSHRVVTASRDKTARVWDAASGQPLTPPLPHQDLVMSAGFSPDSHRVVTASRDKTARVWDAASGQPLTPPLTHEDSVQSANFSSDGRRVITTSIDKTIRVWDAASGQPITPSMTHKGSVLSTSFNSDGRVVIITSLDWTARVWNAANGRPLTPPLTHQLNVNSASFSPDGRRIVTASQDKTARVWDATNGQPLTPPLTHTAAVVSVSFSSDGRRIVTASQDKTARVWDATSGQPLTPPLTHTAAVVSVSFSSDGRRIVTASQDKTVRVWDAVSGQPLTPPLMHPNELRSASFSSDGRSVVTASTDQTARVWALSADTRPTADLLKLAQVYASHKIDDTGGLQPLDVEKELLPMYNEMKAKYPDEFIPKYEDTRRWRLKQIEECCRERNLPAALYHQNWLLAEAVVEATSKK, from the coding sequence ATGCACCTGAACTGTCCCCATTGCCGCAATCCGATAGAAGTGGTCGAACTGCCTGAAGGCGAAGTACTTTGCCCTTCGTGTGGATCCAGTTTCCATTTGACCAATGCAAAAACCACAGTTGAATTCAAGCCTGCTGAGCATGGCCAGTTGTTCGGCCGTTTCGCGGTACAACAACAAGTTGGCATGGGAGCGTTCGGCACCGTTTACAAAGCCGTTGATAGCGACTTGCATCGCACGGTTGCATTGAAGGTGCCGCGTGCAAGCAACATGCCCCCATCCAAGGCTGGCATTGATCGTTTTCTCCGCGAAGCCCGCAGTGCTGCACAACTACGTCATCCAAGTATTGTTACAGTGCATGAAGTGGGTGCGCAAAACGATCAGCCTTATCTCGTTTCAGATTTTGTCGATGGTGTTACTCTAGCTGACTGGCTCACAGCTCACGAGCCAACCTTCCGGCAGGCTGCCCAGTGGATTGCCGAACTGGCGGATGCACTTCACTATGCGCACACTCAAGGCGTCATTCACCGTGATGTGAAGCCCAGCAATATCATGCTTGCAAAAAGTCCTGAGCAACCGTCTGATACTCAGCATTCAGGACACAGAACTCAGAAGTTATTTTTGATGGACTTCGGTTTGGCAAAACGTGATGCGGGTGAGATAACGATGACTATGGAGGGTCAAATCCTCGGCACCCCTGCTTATATGAGTCCCGAACAGGCTAGAGGCGAAGGGCATGAAGTTGATGGCCGCACAGATGAGTATTCGCTTGGCGTAATCTTCTATGAACTGCTGACGGGTGAGCTGCCATTCCGTGGCAACGTCCGCATGCTGATGGATCAGGTGTTGCACGAGGAAGCCAAGTCGCCTCGCAAAATCAATGATCGCATTCCGCTTGATCTGGAAACAATTTGCCTGAAAGCGATGGCGAAGGAACCAGCCCGGCGTTATGCCAGTTGTGCAGAGTTGGCTGCTGATTTGAGACGGTATTTGAAAGGCGAGCCGATTTTGGCAAGGCCGGTGGGAAGTTTGGAACGAGGCTGGCGTTGGTGCAAGAGGAATCCAGTGGTGGCGGGGCTGACTGTGGGTATTGCAGCGGTGTTGGTGGCAGCGACGGTACTGTCGAGCGGCCTCTCGTGGTGGGCGCTCAAGGAAAAAGAACGGGCGGATGAGAATGCAATAACGGCAAAGGAGTATGCCAGAACTGCAACCGAAAACGAGAAGAAAGCTGAAATGAACGCGAAGACTGCTTCAAAAAATGCTGAAGAATCTCTCAGGGAAAAACAGCGTGCGGAGCGACTGGTCGTCTTACATGCTAGCCGCGAAGGATTTCGGAATATAGAGACGGGAGATCGCTTCACGGGATTACTGTGGTTTACGCATCCGTTGAAGATTCTTACGGATCAGCCGGAGCTCAAAAGTATCACCCTGGAAAGACTAGGCAACCATCGCCGCGGAGAGTTAAATCAAATTTACTGTTCACAGATGTTAACGCATCAAAGTTCAGTATTTACTGCAAGTTTCAGTCCTGATGGCCGCCGTGTCGTTACTGCATCTGAGGATAAGACTGCACGGGTGTGGAATGTTACTACTGGTCAGCCTCTTACTCCGCCCTTAACACATCAAGGTCGGGTAAATTCAGCAAGTTTCAGTCCCGATGGCCGTCGTGTTGTTACCGCTTCTGAGGATAAAACTGCGCGGGTTTGGGATGCAGCTAGCGGACAACCTCTAACACCGACCTTGACGCATAAAGACTCGGTAGTGTCAGCAAATTTCAGTTCCGATGGCCTCCGTGTCGTTACTGTTTCAATGGACATTGGAGCACGGATGGAGGAGGTAGCAGTACGGGCGTGGGGACCAGCCGCACGGGTTTGGGATGCAGCCAGTGGGCAACCTCTAACACCGCCCTTGATGCATCACTATGTGCTGTGGACAACCACAAGTTTCAGTCCCGATGGCCGTCGTGTTCTCACCGCTTCTGCTAAAGATAGGTCGGCACAGGTGTGGGATATAGCCATAGGTAAACCTCTCACTCCGCCCATAACGCATAAAGGATTGGTAACCTCAGCGAGTTTCTGCCCCGATGGCCGTCGTGTCGTCACAACTTCTGTAGATGGAACGGCACGGGTGTGGGATGCAGCAAGCGGACAACCACTCACACCGCCCTTGACGCATCAAGACTCGGTACTGTCAGCAAGTTTCAGTTCCGATGGCCGTTGTGTGGTCACTGCTTCAGTAGATGGAACGGCGCGGGTCTGGGATTCAGCCAACGGTCAGCCACTCACATCACCCTTGACGCATAAAGGCTCGGTAATGTCTGCGGGTTTCAGCCCTGATAGCCGTCGTGTCGTAACCGCTTCTCGGGATAAAACGGCACGGGTGTGGGATGCAACCAACGGACAACCACTCACACCGCCCTTAATGCATGAAGGCTCGGTACGATTAGCAAGTTTCAGTTCCGATAGCCGCCGTGTAATTACCACCTCTTTTGATAAGACAGTACGGGTGTGGGATACAGCAAGCGGACAACCTCTAACACAGCCCTTGCCGCATCAAGACTTGGTCATGTCAGCGGGTTTCAGTCCTGACAGCCATCGAGTCGTAACCGCGTCTCGTGATAAAACGGCACGGGTGTGGGATGCAGCAAGCGGACAACCTCTAACACCGCCCTTGCCGCATCAAGACTTGGTCATGTCAGCGGGTTTCAGTCCTGATAGCCATCGTGTCGTAACCGCGTCTCGTGATAAAACAGCACGGGTGTGGGATGCAGCCAGTGGACAACCTCTAACACCGCCTTTGACGCATGAAGACTCGGTACAATCAGCAAATTTCAGTTCCGATGGCCGCCGTGTCATTACCACCTCTATTGATAAGACAATACGGGTGTGGGATGCAGCCAGTGGACAACCTATAACACCGTCCATGACGCATAAAGGCTCAGTACTATCAACAAGTTTCAACTCCGATGGTCGCGTTGTTATTATTACCTCTTTAGATTGGACAGCACGGGTTTGGAATGCAGCCAACGGAAGACCTCTCACACCACCCTTGACGCATCAACTTAATGTAAATTCTGCAAGTTTCAGTCCCGATGGTCGCCGTATCGTTACAGCTTCACAGGATAAGACAGCTCGTGTGTGGGATGCCACCAACGGGCAACCCCTCACGCCTCCCTTAACTCATACAGCCGCAGTTGTGTCAGTGAGTTTCAGCAGTGATGGTCGCCGTATCGTTACAGCTTCACAGGATAAGACAGCGCGTGTGTGGGATGCCACCAGCGGTCAACCCCTCACGCCTCCCTTAACTCATACAGCCGCAGTTGTGTCAGTGAGTTTCAGCAGCGATGGTCGCCGTATCGTTACAGCTTCACAGGATAAGACAGTGCGTGTGTGGGATGCAGTCAGCGGTCAACCCCTTACTCCTCCTTTGATGCATCCAAATGAATTAAGATCAGCGAGTTTCAGCAGCGATGGCCGCTCTGTCGTCACAGCTTCAACTGATCAGACAGCACGGGTGTGGGCCCTTTCTGCCGATACTCGTCCCACCGCCGACCTCCTGAAACTTGCCCAGGTCTACGCCAGCCATAAGATCGACGACACCGGTGGCCTCCAACCTCTTGATGTCGAAAAAGAACTCCTCCCCATGTACAACGAAATGAAAGC
- a CDS encoding winged helix-turn-helix domain-containing protein codes for MANKRLKVGATSEAKLPETKVKGEKKPKWQAKTGGSKSKKATVETPEIVVETEQLLQPEPTDAATVATNSDTGNVEPATENVAATAHEESDVSAPNFDEPAIKKPRKLKVKADAPPKKLSMKAAALQVLQVRKVAMTCPELIDVMAIEGLWVSPGGKTPSNTLYAAISRIIKEQGKDSAIRKAERGKFEAV; via the coding sequence ATGGCGAATAAGAGGCTGAAGGTTGGGGCAACCAGCGAAGCAAAACTGCCTGAAACGAAGGTCAAGGGAGAGAAAAAGCCGAAGTGGCAGGCGAAGACTGGTGGTTCCAAAAGCAAGAAGGCAACCGTTGAAACACCAGAGATTGTGGTCGAAACCGAGCAACTGCTGCAACCTGAGCCAACGGACGCCGCGACTGTGGCAACTAATTCAGACACCGGCAACGTGGAGCCAGCGACGGAAAACGTGGCGGCAACTGCTCATGAAGAATCTGATGTATCAGCACCCAACTTCGATGAACCAGCCATCAAGAAGCCCCGCAAACTCAAGGTCAAAGCCGACGCACCACCCAAGAAGCTCAGCATGAAGGCAGCAGCGCTACAGGTGCTACAAGTTCGCAAGGTCGCCATGACCTGCCCGGAGTTGATTGATGTGATGGCGATCGAAGGATTGTGGGTTTCTCCAGGTGGCAAGACTCCGTCGAACACTCTGTATGCTGCCATCAGCCGGATCATCAAGGAACAGGGGAAGGACTCGGCGATCAGGAAGGCGGAGAGGGGGAAGTTTGAGGCGGTGTAG